In Rhodanobacter denitrificans, the sequence TGGTACATCATCGCCATCCCCGGCATCACGCGCTGGCTGACCACCGCGCGCGCGGCGATCGCACCGTTGACGTTGAACAGCTCGATCCAGTCGTTGTCCTCGATGCCGGCCTCGCGCGCATCGTCCTCGCTGATCCACACGATCGGGCCGCCGCGCGACAGTGTCTGCATCAGCAGGTTGTCGCTGTAGGTGCTGTGGATGCCCCACTTCTGGTGCGGGGTGATCCAGTTCAGCACGATCTCGCGGTGGCCGTTGCCGCGCTTGTTGTGCAGCGGCTCGATGGTCTTGGTGTCGACCGGCGGGCGGTAGCTCATGAAGCCCTCGCCGAAGGCGACCATCCACTCGTGGTCCTGGTAGAACTGCTGGCGGCCAGTGACGGTGCGCCACGGGATCAGCTCGTGCACGTTGGTGTAGCAGGCGTTGTAGCTGACGTGCTCGTCCTCCAGGCCCGACCAGATCGGCGAGGAAATGATCTTGCGCGGCTGCGCCTGGATGTCACGGAAGCGGATCGCCTCGTGTTCCTTGCCGCGCGCCAGGTGGGTGTGCTCGCGCCCGGTGAACGTGCCGAGCGACTCCCATGCCTTGACCGCGACATGGCCGTTGGTCTCCGGTGCCAGGTGCAGCACCACCTCGCAGGCGTCGATCGCGGTTTCGATGCGCGGCCGCCCGTGGCTGACGCCCTGCTCGGTCACCGTGTGGTTGAGCTTGCCGAGGAAGTCGACCTCGTCGCGCGTATCCCACTGCATGCCCTTGCCGCCGTTGCCGAGTTTGTCCAGCAGCGGCCCGAGCGAGGTGAACTTCTTGTACAGGTTGGGGTAATCGCGTTCGACCACCGCGATCGACGGCATGGTCTTGCCGGGAATCGGCTCGCACTGGCCCTTCTTCCAGTCGGTGACGCCGAACGGCATGGCCAGCTCGCCGGGCGTGTCGTGCAGGGTCGGCACCAGCACCAGGTCCTTTTCCACCCCCAGCACGCCGGGCGCCATCTCGCTGACCGACCTGGCGATGCCCTTGAAGATGTCCCAGTCGCTGCGCGACTCCCACGCCGGATCGACCGCCTTGGACAGCGGGTGGATGAACGGGTGCATGTCGGAGGTGTTGAGGTCGTTCTTCTCGTACCAGGTCGCCGTCGGCAGCACGATGTCCGAGTACAGCGCGGTGGTGCACATGCGGAAATCCAGCGTCACCAGCAGGTCGAGCTTGCCTTCCGGCGCCTCGTCGCGCCACTTCACTTCCTCGGGCTTGACCGCGCCGCGCTCGCCGAGATCCTTGCCCTGCAGGCCATGCCGCGTACCCAGCAGGTGGCGCAGCATGTACTCGTGGCCCTTGCCGGAGGAGCCGAGCAGGTTCGAGCGCCAGATGAACAGCACGCGCGGGAAGTTCTGCGGCGCATCGGGGTCGGCGTAGGCGAAATCCAGCTTGCCCTGCTGCAACTGCTCGACCACGTACTCGGAGGGCGAACGGCCGGCCTGTTCGGCGGCCTTGACGATCTCCAGCGGGTTGCGGTCCAGCTGCGGCGCACTGGGCAGCCAGCCCATGCGGATCGCCTGCAGGTTGAGGTCGGCCTGGCTGCCGGTGAAGCGGGCCGGGTCGGCCAGCGGCGACAGGATTTCCTTCATCTCCAGCTTTTCGTAGCGCCACTGGTCGGACATGAAGTAGAAGAACGAGGTGCCGTTCATCTGCCGCGGCGGACGGCTCCAGTCCAGACCGAACGCCAGCGGCTGCCAGCCGGTCTGCGGGCGCAGTTTTTCCTGCCCCACGTAGTGCGCCCAACCACCGCCGGTCTGGCCGATGCAGCCGCACATCATCAGCATGTTGATCAGGCCGCGGTAGTTCATGTCGTTGTGGAACCAGTGGTTCATGCCGGCGCCGACGATGATCATGCTGCGGCCGCGGGTCTTGGCCGCGGTGCCGGCGAATTCGCGGGCGATTTCCACCACTTCGGCGCGCGACACGCCGGTGATCTTCTCCTGCCACGCCGGCGTGCCCGGCACGTTGTCGTCGTAGCTGCCGGCGACGTTGGCGCCGCCGAAACCGCGGTCGACGCCGTAGTGCGCCAGCAGCAGGTCGTAGACGGTGGCCACTTCCCACTGCTTGCCGTCGGCCAGCTGCAGGCGGCGCACCGGCACGTTGCGTTCGAGGATGTCCTCGAACTTCGAGGCGGTCCAGCGATCGTGCTCGATGCCGCCGAAGTAGGGGAAGCTGACCGCCTCGATGCCGTCGTTGGCATCCTTGAGCGACAGCCGCAGGCGGGTCGCCCGGCCCTGGCTGTCCTTCTCCTCGACGTTCCACTTGCCCTGCTCGCCCCAGCGGAAGCCGACCGAGCCGTTGGGCACGGTGATTTCGCCGCTGTGCTCGTCCAGCGCCAGCGTCTTCCACTCGGGGTTGTTCGATTCGCCCAGGCCGCCGAGGTCGCTCGCGCGCAGGAAACGCTCCGCCACCAGGCGGCCGTCGGCACGCCGCTCCAGCCGCACCAGCAGCGGCATGTCGGTGTACTGGCGGCAGTAGTCGATGAAGTATTCCGTCGGGTTGTCGACGTGGAACTCCTTCAGGATCACGTGGCCGAAGGCGAAGGCCAAGGCTGCGTCGGTACCCTGCTTGGGGTGCAGCCAGTGGTCGGTGAGCTTGGCGACTTCGGCATAGTCGGGCGTGATCGCCACCGTCTTGGTGCCGTTGTAGCGGGCCTCGGTGAAGAAGTGCGCGTCGGGCGTGCGCGTCTGCGGCACGTTGGAACCCCACGCGATGATGTAGCGGCTGTTGTACCAGTCGGCCGATTCGGGCACATCGGTCTGCTCGCCCCACACCTGCGGCGAGGACGGCGGCAGGTCGCAGTACCAGTCGTAGAACGACAGGCAGGCGCCGCCCAGCAGCGACAGGTAGCGTGCGCCCGACGCGTAGGAAATCATCGACATCGCCGGGATCGGCGAGAAGCCGATCACCCGGTCGGGGCCGTGCTTCTTCACCGTGTGCAGGTTGGACGCGGCGATGATCTCGTTGGCCTCGTCCCAGCGCACGCGCACGAAGCCGCCCATGCCGCGCTTGCTCTTGTACGACTTCGCGCTGGCCGGGTCGCCGACGATGCTGGCCCACGCCTCGACCGGCGCCATCGTCTTGCGCGCCTCGCGCCACAGGCGCAGCAGCGCACCGCGCACCAGCGGGTACTTCAGGCGGTTGGCGCTGTACAGGTACCAGGAATAGCTGGCCCCGCGCGGGCAGCCGCGCGGCTCGTGGTTGGGCAGGTCCGGCCGCGTGCGCGGATAGTCGGTCTGCTGGGTTTCCCAGGTCACCAGGCCGTTCTTGACGTAGATCTTCCAGCTGCACGAGCCGGTGCAGTTCACGCCGTGGGTGGAGCGCACGATCTTGTCGTGCTGCCAGCGGGCGCGATAGCCGTTTTCCCAGTCCCGGTTGTCCGTGCGGGTGATGCCGTGGCCCGCTGAAAACGTCTCCGAGCTGCGCTTGAAGAACTGCAGCCGGTCAAGGAAGTAACTCATGCAAAGCCCTCTTGGCAGTCTGTGGCGTCGTCGTGTCAGCAGCGCTTGCGCATCACTTCCAGCAACCCGATGACCGGAGCCTAGGCGAGCGATGCCACCGTAAAATTGACACCGATCAAGAGTGCGAAATCACGACCAGATTGGTACGGATTCGACTGGGTCGGCGCGACCTGTCCGCAAGTTCCGCCGCAACTGTTACCACACCTGCGCTGGCGCCGCGAGCACGGCACTCCCCCCGTCCGTCGCATGCCGTCGGCGCGGCCACGCTGCGACGCCTTGCCGCAGCGGCTTCCTCAGCGCGGGCGCTGCGGCACGCCGCGGCGACTCACGCTGTCGCGCACGTCCACCTCGAACAGCAGCCGCCACTCGGCCGCGGCGCCGGCCGGCAGCACGAATTCCAGCCCCTTTTTGCACGGCAATTGCTGTACGTACGCCTCCACGCGCTCGAGCGGCAGGCCGAACGACCAGCTGTCGCCGCGCCGCCGCAGCTCGGCCTGCGCCACGGGCAGCAGCGCCAGCGAAAAGCCGAATGCGGCACCGTCGGGAAGGCAGCTCACGCTGTCCAGCGCCCGGCCGTCGCGCAGGCGCGCGAGCTCGTCCTCGTCGATCCGCAAGCGCCATTGCTGGCCATCGATCTGCAACTTCACGGCCGCACCTCCTTCCACTCTTCGGGTGTGTTGCAATTGGCCAGGCAGCGGCGCTCGTCGTCGCTCACGGCCAGTTCCACGCTGCGCAACCGGGCATGCAGGGCATGCAGCGAACGCATGCGCGGCGCCTGCTCGGCAACCTCCTCGATCGCCGCGCGCGTGGTTCCATCCAGGCGCAGGCACAGCGGCAGCATGTGCCCGGCGAACATCGCGCAAGGCATTTCTTCGGCATCCGTGAGTGCGCCGACCAGCCGCCGCAGCAGCCCGCTCGTCAGCCGCGGCATGTCCACCGGCAGTATCAGGTAGACGCCGT encodes:
- a CDS encoding nitrate reductase subunit alpha, whose amino-acid sequence is MSYFLDRLQFFKRSSETFSAGHGITRTDNRDWENGYRARWQHDKIVRSTHGVNCTGSCSWKIYVKNGLVTWETQQTDYPRTRPDLPNHEPRGCPRGASYSWYLYSANRLKYPLVRGALLRLWREARKTMAPVEAWASIVGDPASAKSYKSKRGMGGFVRVRWDEANEIIAASNLHTVKKHGPDRVIGFSPIPAMSMISYASGARYLSLLGGACLSFYDWYCDLPPSSPQVWGEQTDVPESADWYNSRYIIAWGSNVPQTRTPDAHFFTEARYNGTKTVAITPDYAEVAKLTDHWLHPKQGTDAALAFAFGHVILKEFHVDNPTEYFIDYCRQYTDMPLLVRLERRADGRLVAERFLRASDLGGLGESNNPEWKTLALDEHSGEITVPNGSVGFRWGEQGKWNVEEKDSQGRATRLRLSLKDANDGIEAVSFPYFGGIEHDRWTASKFEDILERNVPVRRLQLADGKQWEVATVYDLLLAHYGVDRGFGGANVAGSYDDNVPGTPAWQEKITGVSRAEVVEIAREFAGTAAKTRGRSMIIVGAGMNHWFHNDMNYRGLINMLMMCGCIGQTGGGWAHYVGQEKLRPQTGWQPLAFGLDWSRPPRQMNGTSFFYFMSDQWRYEKLEMKEILSPLADPARFTGSQADLNLQAIRMGWLPSAPQLDRNPLEIVKAAEQAGRSPSEYVVEQLQQGKLDFAYADPDAPQNFPRVLFIWRSNLLGSSGKGHEYMLRHLLGTRHGLQGKDLGERGAVKPEEVKWRDEAPEGKLDLLVTLDFRMCTTALYSDIVLPTATWYEKNDLNTSDMHPFIHPLSKAVDPAWESRSDWDIFKGIARSVSEMAPGVLGVEKDLVLVPTLHDTPGELAMPFGVTDWKKGQCEPIPGKTMPSIAVVERDYPNLYKKFTSLGPLLDKLGNGGKGMQWDTRDEVDFLGKLNHTVTEQGVSHGRPRIETAIDACEVVLHLAPETNGHVAVKAWESLGTFTGREHTHLARGKEHEAIRFRDIQAQPRKIISSPIWSGLEDEHVSYNACYTNVHELIPWRTVTGRQQFYQDHEWMVAFGEGFMSYRPPVDTKTIEPLHNKRGNGHREIVLNWITPHQKWGIHSTYSDNLLMQTLSRGGPIVWISEDDAREAGIEDNDWIELFNVNGAIAARAVVSQRVMPGMAMMYHAQERIINMPGSEITGTRGGIHNSVTRVVLKPTHMIGGYAQLAWGFNYYGTCGTNRDEFVIVRKMDKVDWLDGEPGSAPPSPADAKEVA
- a CDS encoding molybdenum cofactor guanylyltransferase, with product MTATRTAELAAAFDGVVLAGGRSSRMGTDKAGLPWRGRPLLQHVRGLLEQAGAQRVLICGPGPDAQSLPDRQPGLGPLGGLLTLAQTQPDGVYLILPVDMPRLTSGLLRRLVGALTDAEEMPCAMFAGHMLPLCLRLDGTTRAAIEEVAEQAPRMRSLHALHARLRSVELAVSDDERRCLANCNTPEEWKEVRP